TCTGAACGTTAGAGTTATCCAAAATTATATAAAGATATCCATTTAAATTTCCAACCAATATGTGATTTAACACTCTCATAGCTGCATTTCTAGGATAAAACATCTCGAGCATGAACAATATAATAAGAGGGTCTAACATCGAGTAAATTAAGATAACTTTGAACCCTTGAGAAGCAGAAAAAATATCTCAGAATAATAGAATTTAACCTAAATATCTACAGTCCACACTTTCCAGAATGCCAATCTACGGAAACATTTCTTTAGCTATCATAGAAAAGGCATGAAACTTCAAAtacactaataataataattcatggAGGCAAGCCactcaaaattcaatttttggagCCGTACCATGGGCCACCAAGtacccaaaaaaaagaagagagaaactCAAACGTAaagataaatttatattaacCAGCCTGGAATTAAAATAAGTTGGTCCAACAGAAAGTGATTGAAATTGATGTATCATCTATGAAATAAATACTCAAGATTCTGTCTCAACCAAATGGACATTTTCATTTGTTTGTAATaggcaaaaaaaaaaggtaagaaaagatggaaattttaaaatttaagacCCTTAAAAGCTCACTATGAAGCTGGATTATATCTTATCAATTGTAACAACTCACCAACAAACATGCCTCCTACCAACTTGTAAAGAAAAGAAATGCTTTATTGAcaaaactcaaatcaacaaGACACTAGCACATGTTAGTAAAGCCAATTTCTTGAAACTCATTAGGCCACTGATGTTGATTTTGAACTAGAATTTGAGCAATCTTGAGAATTATGCCAGAGGCAGTAGTATCAGCTTGTTTTACTAATTGGTCTACACTTAGTACTACTGTCTGGTTGATCATACTAAGCCCAAAAGGCTGAAAATATTACAGAAGCAAACAAATGAACAAATCTTAACTGGAATACTCAAGTCATTTAATATCTTCAGTACATATTGATTTGGGAAAGGGTGTGAGCTGGGGGAAAAAGGGGAAAGAGCTCACTACTAGAATTACAAAATAGCATATACCTAGTTTTACATATTACATGGCAGGTAGGGTTGGATTCATAAGGGTTGTTCCAAGAAGACCATTACAAAGACTGGAGCCTTCGTTCGTCGTCTTACTGTTTTCTGCTCTAGGACTGCTCCCTGCACTGCTGTTCGAAAGGGAACCGAACGAGGACTTCTGTAAGACCCCGGTTGGTGAAGATCCCATACAAGGGCTTCTATCCCAACCCTCGGTCATGAGATTAAGAGCTGACTTTTTCTTGCAATCACCCGAGCTGCTATTAGTACTATGCAAGACCTCACCAAGAGGTCCACCACAGGAAGATTCCCATGATATAGGAATCCAAGTTCCTTGTTTTTGGTTATGTTCACTGATGATGGTACCAATGCCTAGTCCCATTTGAGTTGCGTCATGTTCCCGAGACATATGTGGAGAGGCCGTGAGTTTATCATTCGCAGGAGAGGAAGTGGAAGACATGAAGTCTGATGTGACCAACGGAATAGAAATGGAGAGCTGTGTCGGATCCGACTGCAAATCAATATCTGGCCATGAAACATTGGACTGATCAGATTGGTTTTTGGGCCAATCGTCCATGAATTGTCGAAGAGGATGATGCTGTGATTTACTTTCTTGATCACTGATATCATCTGAATTGCCATAACCACGGCAGTTCACTAGCGAAGAGTTTTTATTCAAGGGATTGATCAAAGAGTCTGCACAAACTAACCCGAATTCAGACCTGGAGGTTAATCCATAAAGATTCTGCTCCTTCTGGTTTGAATATTGGCTCTGTTTTACATTTGGTGAAACAGTTGAAGGGCCTTTGGTATTCGAATACCTTTCACCAAAACTTTCCTTGGCCGTATAACTCCTGCCCAAGAAGATTTAAATTAGATCATACaataaataaagcaataaaAGAACATACTTATACTATTTGATTGCTCCAAAACTCTATTTCTTATTAGTAtcacttagtcaaaaatatcaGCTTGATGTTAAATTGAGCTATGACGGAGACTATTGAAATGTACCTCTCTAGATAAGGGGATGTTGTGGACAGATTAGTTACAGCAGGCTGCAAGTTGGATAGTTGGTTGTGATGAGAGAGATTGAGACTGTTGGATGCAGCAGCGCCTCCTCCGGAAGCCAAAGCTGCTGATACTGCAGATGATATGTTTGTCAGCTTGGCGGAAGTAGTAGTAGCACTGGTGTTGTTTCCGGAGGCGGAATTGCCAGTTTGTCCTTCCACAGGCTTTCTTGAACGATGGCGGCCCCTGTTCATGTGTCGCTCACAATACTTTTGATCGGCAACTGCATCTCTTGAGCACCTCCATTTCTTACCATCTGTTCTCCTACACCTTCCTGGTTCTGGATCATTGCTATTGGAGAATCCTAGATGGAAAGCACCCCATCCCACTGCCAATATAACCAGAACACAGATCATCCACTACTcacagaaaagaaaagaaaaaatcgaAGCCAAATAGGCAGAAAATTAACTTAAGGTAGcatatatatgatcaaaatacctTCATCCTGTCATTTTACACTAAGAAAACAAGAAACAATGACTATGGTGGATACAGGGGCAGAACTAGAATTTTCATTAAGaagattcaaaatataaagaattaaaCACACAAAGAAGTGAAaatcttatatatacataagaaTTAACTATATATAAACAATGTAATTTTCTGCCAAAGGCGATTAGGATAAATCCCTCGGCTCTACCTGGCTCTGATCACTTGATAGCAAGAAATTTAAACTTTTGCAGGCCTTAGATCTCACATTTCAGGTGCAAATGGGGAAAAGTTGCATCTTTTTAATATAGCAAGATGGTAAGAAGGAAAATCAAAGACTTACAAGCATTGGGTCTAAGGCCTGCAAAAGTTGAGAAACCAGCAGATTCAAGAGCTTTTCTGATGGGGTTGAGGAGATAAGGAGGTATTGGAACATTTGCAGTGATGTACTTGTAGATCAAGGCCTGGTGTTCCAGCTCCATCCACTGTGATGGAGTGAATGGCCCTCTCACTCCTGCTATTAGCCCATGCATATTTCCAGCATTCAAAGCTCCACTACCATAGCCTGAGCAAGAAAAGATCACATCTTTAAGAATAAAAATTGGTTTTACCTAAAATAATATGGCTCTTCTGTCTGCTCAACAAtgtgaaagaagaaaaatagattGTTGAAAGATGCATTATAGAATACCTAAAACATAAAGCTATTGAACATTTAAGGGGGGGCGGGTACACAGCATTTTTTTAATACCAAGGAAACACATCaatgaaagaaggaaatgtCCTCAACTCTCTTTATGGACTTTCATCTGATTATGCCTTTGAAAAATCAACATTGCCACAAACTTATTACCAAAAATGCTAAAAATAGAAACCATGTAGCAAAAAGACGCtatcttttttctatttttatttgtggGGTTGGTTTATAAGATTTGAACAGTAGCACATCCTTACATGAAAAGACTCCCCTCCTTGTTCTTGAAAACAAAAACCTATGCATTGCTACTAAAAAATCCAGCAGTTTATGGAAGACCAAAGAGTAGATAAAGTTAAAAACATAGAATCATTCCAACACCCAAAAACAAATCTTGATTCCAAAACAAGAAACCTATCACTTTCATCCCCACAAACAATATAAAGTTAGGACCTTTTTCATGTTTCTTGAAACAATTTAGAGTACCTGAAGAGTTCCTAGCAAAAGCACTTGAAGGGTGCTGATTATAATAAGGCATTGTGACATGATTTTGAGAGTTGGGTGTAGAAAAGCTAAGCATTTGTTGGCTCTCATGAGAAACTGGAAGTTGCTGAAACAACATTGTAGCTTTAGAAGATGAGAAATCATGAGTGGTCTTAGCTAATTTATTGTCTTTATTATTCCATTCATCTTCAGTAACAGAAGACCTTTCATGTTTGTTAAATCCATTAGATCCATACCACTTTTGCTTTGTCTCAGCTGAGGCAGCAAATATATTACTAGTAGTATTGTTGTCTGAACAAGTCACCCCACCCCCACCACCACTATCCAAACCCCCAAAATCCATCcaacaagaaaataaatcaagaaaccAAAGATCACCCTTTTTATGAACAAGGCTAATGGGGGTCACTTGATAGcaagaaatttaaagaaaccGACAGAAAGAAGATGATTTGTTGTTGGAAGAGGAGCAAGGaccattttttttcctttcagttttgttgtttttgttaatAAAATGTGTTTGGGGAGTTGTGAGAAGTGTTGGGAATTTGTATAGCAGAATAGGGGAGCTATATAGTGGAGTACTACTATATGTGTAGTTAAGCAGAcctcaaaaaaagaaagagacgCTGGTTTTCTCCTTTAGGAGTTAATTGTTTTGGTGAAAGGGAAAAATAAttggagagagagagaaaagaaaaaaggcaAAGGGCAGAAGAGAACTAACTACATGTAGGAGAAGTACCTAAAATACTGTTATTATATAGTCTTGTTTTGTGATATAACTCAAGACATAAAATCGCTCAATAGAGTCATttctaattaaatttattaataataaaagtatttttatttaattttacataatttagctatgttttttgttttttttccttatatatGTTAATAGTTGGGGGAAAAATGAGaagttatatataaattttaaagatatttggCTGAGGAATTTAGAAAAATTCATGATAAGAACTTGGTCCGAAACAAataattatgttatattaaaagtttttttttgaaattacttATGTCTAGAAACATTATTCTATCGtaaatcttatttatttaacCATATTTCCTAACGATGTCAATGATGTGATTTACTCGTAGGGTTTATAAAATGAAATTTATACACACTTTGCCCTTATATTCAACAAGGTATTAAATATTAACTTGTCTATATATTTGAATACTAGATTAATCCAATTGTTTCTAACTAAAAACTTAAAATGGATATTACTCA
This region of Solanum dulcamara chromosome 9, daSolDulc1.2, whole genome shotgun sequence genomic DNA includes:
- the LOC129904073 gene encoding growth-regulating factor 1-like, which produces MDFGGLDSGGGGGVTCSDNNTTSNIFAASAETKQKWYGSNGFNKHERSSVTEDEWNNKDNKLAKTTHDFSSSKATMLFQQLPVSHESQQMLSFSTPNSQNHVTMPYYNQHPSSAFARNSSGYGSGALNAGNMHGLIAGVRGPFTPSQWMELEHQALIYKYITANVPIPPYLLNPIRKALESAGFSTFAGLRPNALGWGAFHLGFSNSNDPEPGRCRRTDGKKWRCSRDAVADQKYCERHMNRGRHRSRKPVEGQTGNSASGNNTSATTTSAKLTNISSAVSAALASGGGAAASNSLNLSHHNQLSNLQPAVTNLSTTSPYLERSYTAKESFGERYSNTKGPSTVSPNVKQSQYSNQKEQNLYGLTSRSEFGLVCADSLINPLNKNSSLVNCRGYGNSDDISDQESKSQHHPLRQFMDDWPKNQSDQSNVSWPDIDLQSDPTQLSISIPLVTSDFMSSTSSPANDKLTASPHMSREHDATQMGLGIGTIISEHNQKQGTWIPISWESSCGGPLGEVLHSTNSSSGDCKKKSALNLMTEGWDRSPCMGSSPTGVLQKSSFGSLSNSSAGSSPRAENSKTTNEGSSLCNGLLGTTLMNPTLPAM